In Sphingomonas sp. KC8, the sequence AGGCGAACCCGATGCCCAATTTCAAGGGCACCCGCTTCACCAACGCGCATGAAACGATGATCTGGTGTTCGAAGAGCGAAAAAGCGCGCTACACCTTCAACTATCGCACGATGAAGGCGCTGAACGACGATTTGCAGATGCGGTCCGACTGGTCGCTGCCGATCTGTTCGGGGGGCGAACGGCTGAAGGATGATGACGGCCATAAATCGCACCCGACGCAGAAGCCCGAAGCGCTGCTCTATCGCGTGATGCTGGCGTCGACCGAGCCGGGCGATATCGTGCTCGATCCGTTTTTCGGCACCGGCACCACCGGGGCGGTCGCCCGCCGCCTGAAGCGCCGCTGGATCGGCATCGAACGCGAGACGAAATATGTGAACGTCGCCCGCGCGCGGATCAATTCCACGCTGCCGCTGGATGAAAGCGCGATGACGCTGATCCCCGAGAAGAAGGGCCAGCCGCGCGTGGCGTTCGGCCTGCTCGTCGAACTGGGGCTGATCGATCCGGGGACGACATTGACCGATTCCAAGCGCCGCTGGACGGCCGAGGTGAAGGCCGATGGCACGCTGGCGCTGATCGATGGATCGGCCGCCGGATCGATCCACAAGCTGGGGTCGACCGTGCAGGGCGCGCCATCGTGCAACGGCTGGAGTTTCTGGCACTATGAGGAGGCGGGCAAGCTGGTCGAGATCGATACGCTGCGCCAGCGCCATCTGGCCGCGACAGGGGCCTGATCTTTCGCCCGTCATGCTTGAAACAGGTTCGGGATGACGGGCAAAGCGCTATGAGGGCGGCATGATCGATATTCCGGCTGCCGCCCGCCTCTATTTCCGCCCGACCGCTTTTGTGGCCGCGCCGTTCGATCGCGACGGACAGGTGCTGCGGCTGGCGGGCGGGATGCTGTGGTTCGCCGCCTTCGATGTGATCGCGGTGGATGGCGGGCGCCGGGTCGCGGACAGGCTGGTGCCGGTCGAGCGGCTGGACGGCTTCATCGCCGGGCTTTCGGAGGTGCAAGCGATGGCGGCGCGGGCCACCATTGCGCGGATCACCAGCCCGCGCGTGGCCCTGCAACTGGGCGAACGGATCGTGCGGCTCGATCAGCCGCAGGTGATGGCGATCCTGAACATGACGCCCGACAGTTTTTCCGATGGCGGCAAGCATGGCGACGATCCGGCGGCCGCGGCCGACGCGGGGGTGGCGATGGCGGCGCTGGGGGCGGCGATCATCGATGTCGGCGGGGAATCGACCCGGCCCAAGGCAGCCACCATATGGGAAGGCGACGAGATCGCCCGGACCGCGCCGGTGATCGAACGGCTGGCGCGCAGCGGCACCGCGATCGCGATCGACACACGCAAGGCCGGGGTGATGGAAGCCGCGCTTTCGGCGGGCGCGCATATCGTCAACGATGTGTCGGCGCTGCTGTGGGATGACCGATCGGCCGAAGTGGTGGCGAAGGCCGGCTGCCCGATCGTGCTGATGCACCATCAGGGCGATCCGCAGACGATGCAGGATGATCCGCGCTACGCCGATGCGCTGATCGAGGTGTATGACTGGCTGGAAGCACGGATCGCAGCGGCTGAAGCCGCCGGCATCGCGCGC encodes:
- a CDS encoding site-specific DNA-methyltransferase — its product is MAVVQHIQRKKAAAASVARPKLTMLPFETIIQGDCIEAMKGLPDRSIDMIFADPPYNLQLGGDLFRPEGSRVDAVDDDWDKFDSNAAYDAFTKAWLREARRVLKDDGTIWVIGSYHNIFRVGAALQDEGFWILNDIVWRKANPMPNFKGTRFTNAHETMIWCSKSEKARYTFNYRTMKALNDDLQMRSDWSLPICSGGERLKDDDGHKSHPTQKPEALLYRVMLASTEPGDIVLDPFFGTGTTGAVARRLKRRWIGIERETKYVNVARARINSTLPLDESAMTLIPEKKGQPRVAFGLLVELGLIDPGTTLTDSKRRWTAEVKADGTLALIDGSAAGSIHKLGSTVQGAPSCNGWSFWHYEEAGKLVEIDTLRQRHLAATGA
- the folP gene encoding dihydropteroate synthase yields the protein MIDIPAAARLYFRPTAFVAAPFDRDGQVLRLAGGMLWFAAFDVIAVDGGRRVADRLVPVERLDGFIAGLSEVQAMAARATIARITSPRVALQLGERIVRLDQPQVMAILNMTPDSFSDGGKHGDDPAAAADAGVAMAALGAAIIDVGGESTRPKAATIWEGDEIARTAPVIERLARSGTAIAIDTRKAGVMEAALSAGAHIVNDVSALLWDDRSAEVVAKAGCPIVLMHHQGDPQTMQDDPRYADALIEVYDWLEARIAAAEAAGIARDRIIVDPGIGFGKAVRHNLAILNGLALFHGLGCPILLGASRKRLIGALADEAPVDRRLGGSLALALAGANAGVQLIRVHDVAETVQALKIWRGMRDEALSPV